The genomic stretch CCAGCCCGATCCATTCCATGCTTGGAGGAAACCATGCACGTCCACGTCTTGCAACATGTCGCGTTTGAAGGAATCGGCAGCATGGCCGGGTGGCTTGCCGCCCGCCAGGCCCATGTCACCGCGACCCGCTTTTTCGAGTCACCCGTTCTGCCCGGTCTGTCCGGGCTTGATC from Deltaproteobacteria bacterium encodes the following:
- a CDS encoding amidotransferase yields the protein MHVHVLQHVAFEGIGSMAGWLAARQAHVTATRFFESPVLPGLSGLD